Proteins from one Ketobacter alkanivorans genomic window:
- the tatC gene encoding twin-arginine translocase subunit TatC: protein MSKQNQPADKGANLTLIGHLVELRDRIMKSLLAILVMFVSLIYFANDIYELVAKPIRDQLPEGTTMIATDITSTFFAPFKLTLVVAFFLAMPVVLAQIWRFIAPGLYAHERKFALPLLVLSVLLFYSGIAFAHFVIFPLIMNFFVMASPENVTVTPDIAQYLSIALKLFFAFGLAFEIPIATIILILSGVTTVKDLSSKRPYVILFCFVFGMLLTPPDPFSQSMLALPMWMLFEVGLLIGRLIKRNKPEDDEEKSAADPS, encoded by the coding sequence ATGAGCAAACAGAACCAACCTGCCGATAAAGGCGCAAACCTCACACTGATCGGCCATTTAGTCGAGCTGCGTGATCGCATTATGAAATCCCTGCTGGCCATTCTGGTAATGTTTGTCAGCCTGATTTATTTCGCCAACGACATTTATGAGCTGGTAGCCAAACCCATCCGTGATCAACTGCCGGAAGGCACCACCATGATTGCCACGGACATTACCTCAACCTTTTTTGCGCCCTTTAAACTCACGCTGGTGGTGGCGTTTTTTCTGGCAATGCCGGTGGTGCTGGCCCAGATCTGGCGTTTTATCGCACCAGGGCTGTATGCCCACGAACGCAAATTTGCCCTGCCATTACTGGTGCTCAGCGTATTGCTGTTCTACTCAGGCATAGCCTTTGCGCACTTTGTGATTTTTCCTCTGATCATGAACTTCTTCGTCATGGCCAGCCCAGAAAACGTAACCGTTACACCCGACATAGCGCAGTACCTGAGTATTGCCCTCAAGCTGTTCTTCGCCTTTGGCCTTGCGTTCGAAATCCCCATCGCCACCATCATCCTGATCCTGAGCGGCGTCACCACAGTAAAAGACCTGAGTTCAAAGCGCCCCTATGTGATCCTATTCTGTTTCGTGTTTGGCATGCTGCTAACCCCGCCCGATCCGTTCTCACAGTCCATGCTGGCGCTTCCCATGTGGATGCTGTTTGAAGTAGGGTTGTTGATTGGCCGACTGATTAAGCGTAACAAGCCAGAAGACGACGAAGAGAAATCGGCTGCAGATCCATCCTGA
- the tatB gene encoding Sec-independent protein translocase protein TatB — protein sequence MFDIGFFELVLIGVVGLLVLGPERLPHAVRMGSAYLGKIRRAVSSVREEFEREVNMQEMQQRIKQQMADTGLDEARQSLQDLKKQVEAPTSAPNKAALGENSIGGGLPQASQDPHDDPDTRHNPTAPENEAEPLPEPAAETAPEKDTPKA from the coding sequence ATGTTCGACATTGGCTTTTTTGAGCTGGTTTTGATTGGCGTAGTGGGCCTGCTGGTGTTGGGGCCTGAGCGCCTGCCCCATGCTGTGCGTATGGGCAGCGCCTATTTGGGCAAGATTCGGCGCGCAGTCTCCAGCGTGCGGGAAGAATTCGAGCGCGAAGTCAACATGCAGGAGATGCAGCAACGCATCAAACAGCAAATGGCCGACACAGGGTTGGACGAGGCCCGTCAATCCCTGCAGGATCTGAAAAAGCAGGTAGAAGCGCCGACCTCAGCACCAAACAAGGCAGCGTTAGGCGAAAACAGCATCGGTGGTGGCCTGCCGCAAGCGAGTCAAGATCCCCATGACGATCCGGACACCCGCCACAATCCTACTGCTCCGGAAAACGAAGCAGAGCCGTTACCTGAGCCAGCAGCAGAAACGGCCCCCGAAAAAGACACCCCCAAAGCATGA
- a CDS encoding SDR family oxidoreductase: MTNSVTNAQSSVFQSNLLAGKTALITGAGSGINKGIALHFARHGANIVMVGRRQEKLDETQAEIEALGAKALGCSADVRDYAALAEAAAKGVAAFGPYSVVIAGAAGNFIAPADKLSANGFGAVIDIDLKGTFNTFRACSEHFAAADVSLIAISAPQANNPMPMQSHACAAKAGIEMLIKTLAIEWGPRGVRVNGLSPGYVADTVGGELFMSADDGAALKQKIPLQRVTNVAEMAEMALVLSTPVSAYMTGHIIALDGGISLVGGGAW, translated from the coding sequence ATGACCAATAGCGTTACTAATGCCCAATCCAGTGTGTTTCAATCCAATTTGCTTGCCGGTAAAACGGCTTTAATTACCGGGGCCGGCAGTGGTATCAATAAAGGTATTGCCCTGCACTTTGCCCGCCACGGTGCCAATATTGTTATGGTGGGCCGCCGTCAGGAAAAGCTGGATGAGACCCAGGCAGAGATCGAAGCCTTGGGCGCAAAAGCACTGGGCTGTTCTGCGGATGTGCGGGATTACGCTGCTTTGGCGGAAGCGGCAGCCAAGGGGGTTGCAGCGTTTGGCCCCTATAGTGTTGTGATCGCCGGGGCTGCCGGTAACTTTATTGCCCCGGCGGATAAGCTCAGCGCTAATGGTTTCGGTGCAGTCATCGACATCGATTTGAAAGGCACCTTTAATACGTTTCGCGCCTGCAGTGAGCATTTTGCAGCTGCGGATGTAAGCTTGATTGCCATCTCTGCACCCCAGGCGAATAACCCGATGCCCATGCAATCGCACGCCTGCGCAGCCAAAGCAGGTATTGAAATGTTGATCAAAACGCTGGCCATTGAGTGGGGCCCACGTGGTGTAAGGGTGAACGGGCTGTCCCCTGGTTATGTTGCGGATACCGTTGGTGGTGAACTGTTTATGTCGGCAGATGATGGTGCTGCACTGAAACAGAAAATCCCTCTGCAGAGGGTGACTAATGTTGCTGAGATGGCCGAAATGGCGTTGGTGTTGTCGACACCGGTAAGCGCCTATATGACAGGGCATATCATCGCGCTGGACGGCGGCATATCACTGGTGGGTGGTGGTGCCTGGTAG
- a CDS encoding MFS transporter, with amino-acid sequence MTDAAQLRLQLAVFALVSACFTNIYITQPVLPVLQQEFQASSVEVSFTISAVVLGIALANLPFGVLADRLPIRPIILTGSGCMLIGSLICIFSDDLWSLIGGRFLQGLFVPALTTCLAAFLAKSLPPARLNMVMGYYVSATVVGGLGGRLLGGWIHPPLHWRYAFVSAGVFLLIATVMSLRTLPQRTIQPTTHTKTGFLELLRHRDLLALFLCGAGGFGIFSSIFNYLPFRLSEPAFDFSTEQITLMYLVYVMGIFMGPIAGRIGNRIGSGSTLLMGTGVLALALLCLLIPAVWAVVVGLVLVCAGFFTVHAGAVGAINGKLSSGQGRANALYVLFYYVGGWIGITIAGVAYSRQGWLAVVIMSLLLLLTLVNAGVSERRSLKNA; translated from the coding sequence ATGACTGATGCAGCTCAGCTACGCCTGCAGCTGGCCGTTTTTGCGCTGGTATCGGCGTGTTTTACCAATATTTATATCACTCAGCCAGTGTTGCCGGTGTTGCAGCAGGAGTTTCAAGCCAGCAGCGTTGAGGTTTCCTTCACCATTTCTGCCGTGGTGCTGGGCATTGCCCTGGCTAACCTGCCCTTTGGCGTACTGGCAGATCGACTGCCCATACGACCCATTATTCTCACTGGCTCAGGCTGTATGCTGATTGGCAGCCTGATCTGTATTTTCTCCGATGATTTATGGTCATTGATTGGGGGGCGCTTTCTGCAGGGCTTGTTTGTACCTGCCCTCACCACTTGCCTGGCGGCGTTTCTGGCCAAATCATTACCCCCCGCTCGCCTCAATATGGTCATGGGCTATTACGTATCAGCCACAGTAGTGGGTGGCCTGGGCGGACGCCTACTGGGAGGCTGGATTCATCCGCCCCTGCATTGGCGTTATGCCTTCGTCAGTGCTGGCGTGTTTTTGTTGATCGCCACGGTAATGTCATTGCGTACTTTGCCCCAGCGCACCATCCAACCCACCACGCACACCAAGACTGGTTTTTTGGAACTGCTGCGACACCGCGACTTGCTGGCTCTGTTTCTGTGCGGTGCAGGTGGCTTCGGCATTTTCTCATCAATTTTTAATTACCTGCCGTTTCGCTTGAGTGAACCCGCCTTCGACTTCTCGACCGAGCAGATCACCCTGATGTACCTGGTGTATGTGATGGGCATTTTCATGGGGCCTATAGCGGGGCGCATAGGTAATCGAATAGGCAGCGGCTCCACTCTGTTGATGGGTACCGGGGTTCTCGCGCTGGCCTTACTGTGCTTATTAATACCCGCCGTGTGGGCAGTTGTCGTAGGGCTGGTGCTGGTGTGTGCCGGGTTTTTCACTGTGCACGCCGGTGCCGTGGGGGCGATTAACGGCAAACTTTCCAGCGGCCAGGGGCGCGCCAACGCGCTTTACGTTCTGTTCTATTACGTCGGCGGCTGGATCGGTATCACCATTGCCGGTGTGGCCTACAGCCGACAAGGATGGCTGGCTGTGGTGATAATGTCGTTGCTATTGTTGCTGACCCTGGTCAATGCCGGTGTGAGTGAGCGGAGGTCATTAAAAAACGCCTGA
- a CDS encoding glucosaminidase domain-containing protein, protein MSWIKPFYVFLMAACVPSALWAADRGWDHLTFTSPDEVVAYFHGINYSLENWQAGDRSVPRVYLNNVPERWRTHTAGELSTAEKKRYFFFMLAPMVLRANETIASQRAFIEGMLQTSNWAELDRARLSDIANEYRVQVPQNSKDEAAFQRLLRRVDIVPASLALSQAAIESGWGTSRFAAEGNALFGQWSWSDDAITPERVRTELGNYGIRTFKTPFESIAAYMHNLNTHNAYKPLRKLREQARKSDQPLSGEGLAAGLLKYSERGQAYVEEIRALIRVNQLAEVDKAYLREGKAVVLEPVGDGV, encoded by the coding sequence ATGTCGTGGATCAAACCTTTTTATGTGTTTCTTATGGCTGCCTGTGTGCCTTCTGCGTTGTGGGCCGCCGACCGGGGTTGGGATCATCTAACCTTTACCAGTCCAGACGAAGTGGTCGCCTACTTTCACGGAATCAATTATTCACTGGAAAATTGGCAGGCTGGTGATCGCAGTGTGCCACGGGTTTATCTGAATAATGTCCCTGAGCGCTGGCGAACGCACACTGCTGGTGAGTTATCAACGGCGGAGAAGAAACGTTATTTCTTTTTTATGCTGGCACCGATGGTGCTGCGGGCCAATGAGACAATTGCCAGCCAGAGAGCCTTTATCGAAGGCATGTTACAAACTTCTAACTGGGCCGAGTTGGATCGCGCCCGCCTGAGCGATATCGCCAATGAGTACCGGGTTCAGGTGCCACAAAATTCTAAGGATGAGGCTGCGTTTCAGCGGTTGTTGCGGCGCGTAGATATTGTGCCTGCATCACTGGCCCTGTCCCAGGCGGCTATCGAGAGTGGTTGGGGCACGTCGCGCTTTGCGGCCGAGGGTAATGCGTTGTTTGGGCAGTGGAGCTGGAGTGACGATGCTATTACCCCTGAACGCGTGCGTACCGAGTTGGGGAACTATGGCATTCGCACGTTCAAAACCCCCTTTGAATCCATCGCAGCCTATATGCATAACCTTAACACCCATAATGCCTATAAGCCTTTGCGCAAGCTGCGGGAGCAGGCCAGAAAGAGCGATCAACCCCTGTCAGGCGAAGGGCTGGCGGCAGGCCTGCTGAAATACTCTGAGCGCGGGCAAGCCTACGTAGAAGAAATTCGGGCCCTGATTCGGGTGAATCAATTGGCTGAGGTAGATAAGGCATACCTCAGGGAAGGCAAAGCGGTGGTGTTGGAGCCTGTCGGAGACGGTGTGTGA
- a CDS encoding type IV pili methyl-accepting chemotaxis transducer N-terminal domain-containing protein, with the protein MPRKLFLNTILAVFLCVFSVQIFAEVLTMGSALNKAGRQRMLTQNIMKNYLALGLEVDVVRARDELDKSVALFEEQYQELTEYAPSDTIRQSLSKVEDLWFEYRTLAIGKVSRENAAKILDRNNAILAACHQVVLDLEAFAGRKSAQMVNTSGRQRMLSQRIAAYYFAQAWGFRDQEFVVEFENAKAQYGAGLQALVGFDKNTVDLRQALKKVEAQWQFSNTGFEQLEDGNYVPHVISVTTTGMLKRMDAITHLYEDLDVTLSAEAVAANLER; encoded by the coding sequence ATGCCTCGCAAGTTGTTCTTAAACACCATTCTCGCCGTATTCTTATGCGTTTTTTCAGTGCAGATTTTTGCCGAAGTGCTCACTATGGGGTCGGCCCTGAACAAAGCCGGTCGCCAGCGCATGCTGACTCAAAATATTATGAAGAACTATCTGGCGTTAGGGCTCGAAGTGGATGTAGTTCGGGCTCGTGATGAATTGGATAAGAGTGTTGCTCTGTTTGAAGAGCAGTATCAGGAGCTGACAGAATACGCGCCCTCAGACACCATTCGCCAGTCACTGTCAAAAGTCGAAGACCTTTGGTTTGAATATCGCACCCTGGCCATCGGTAAAGTGAGCCGTGAGAACGCGGCAAAAATACTGGATCGTAATAATGCCATCCTGGCTGCTTGCCACCAGGTAGTGCTGGATCTGGAAGCCTTTGCAGGCCGTAAGTCTGCCCAAATGGTGAATACCTCCGGACGTCAGCGCATGTTGTCACAGCGTATTGCGGCTTATTATTTTGCTCAGGCTTGGGGCTTCCGTGATCAGGAGTTTGTGGTTGAATTTGAAAATGCCAAGGCTCAATACGGTGCTGGTTTGCAGGCATTGGTGGGTTTCGATAAAAACACCGTCGACCTGCGTCAGGCCTTGAAAAAAGTGGAGGCCCAATGGCAATTTTCCAATACCGGCTTTGAGCAACTGGAAGATGGAAACTATGTACCTCATGTGATTTCGGTTACCACCACAGGGATGCTGAAGCGAATGGATGCCATCACCCACTTATACGAAGATCTGGATGTGACGCTCTCTGCTGAAGCGGTGGCCGCTAATCTGGAACGTTGA
- a CDS encoding phosphoribosyl-ATP diphosphatase has product MNDTLAALDKVLTERKQAQADSSYVASLYHKGLNKILEKVGEEATETLLAAKDAEHSQQYEDVVYETADLWFHTLVMLHKLDLSSADVLKELERRFDLSGLVEKANRNK; this is encoded by the coding sequence ATGAATGACACATTAGCCGCACTGGATAAAGTGCTGACCGAACGTAAGCAGGCCCAGGCAGACAGCTCCTATGTGGCCAGCCTCTACCACAAGGGCCTCAACAAGATCCTTGAAAAAGTGGGTGAGGAAGCAACCGAAACCCTGCTGGCGGCAAAAGATGCAGAGCATAGCCAACAGTATGAAGATGTCGTGTATGAAACGGCGGATCTTTGGTTTCATACATTGGTCATGCTGCACAAACTTGATCTATCTTCGGCTGATGTATTAAAAGAATTGGAACGCCGCTTTGACTTGTCAGGGCTGGTGGAAAAAGCAAATCGCAATAAATAA
- the dtd gene encoding D-aminoacyl-tRNA deacylase, with the protein MKGLIQRVASASVSVDEEVTGAIDGGILLLLGVEKGDDRHRADKLLHKVVNYRIFEDDAGKMNRSLLDAGGGLLVVSQFTLVADTAKGMRPSFSAGATPELGCELYEYFVDQARWKLASVQTGKFGADMKVSLVNDGPVTFLLQS; encoded by the coding sequence GTGAAAGGTTTAATCCAGAGAGTCGCTTCTGCATCGGTATCGGTGGATGAGGAAGTAACGGGAGCCATTGATGGTGGCATTTTGTTGCTGCTCGGAGTGGAAAAAGGCGATGACCGTCACCGTGCCGACAAACTGTTGCACAAGGTGGTGAACTACCGAATCTTTGAAGATGACGCGGGCAAAATGAATCGCTCTTTGCTGGATGCCGGTGGTGGCTTGTTAGTGGTGTCCCAGTTCACTCTGGTGGCAGACACCGCCAAAGGCATGCGCCCCAGCTTTTCAGCGGGGGCGACACCGGAACTTGGATGCGAGTTGTACGAGTATTTTGTAGATCAGGCTCGCTGGAAACTTGCATCAGTTCAAACCGGCAAATTCGGGGCTGATATGAAGGTGAGCCTTGTGAATGATGGGCCGGTGACCTTTTTGCTGCAGAGTTAA
- the pip gene encoding prolyl aminopeptidase: MQVLYPDIKPYKEHSIIVDMPHRIYVEECGNPNGIPVLFLHGGPGAGCEPFHRRFFDPEKYRIVLFDQRGCGRSVPHASLKNNCTQDLLNDMETIRETLGIEQWVLFGGSWGSTLALLYSQAHPERVLGMILRGVFLCRQKDMDWFYKEGANRIFPDQWQELLRPLRGQQVADILPAYHAILNNDNELQRMAAAKAWSAWEGNCATLRPNQSVMGHFTDGHTALSLAKMEVHYFLNKGFIEENQILNNMDKIKDIPGFIVHGRYDMICPMDQAIELHQNWLNSELSIIRDAGHSSMEPGTVNALIKATDEMARKQDSRA; the protein is encoded by the coding sequence ATGCAGGTACTGTACCCTGACATAAAACCTTACAAAGAACACAGCATCATCGTCGATATGCCGCATCGCATCTACGTGGAAGAGTGTGGTAACCCCAACGGCATTCCGGTGCTGTTCCTTCATGGCGGCCCTGGTGCCGGTTGTGAGCCTTTTCATCGCCGCTTTTTCGACCCTGAGAAGTATCGCATCGTGTTGTTTGATCAGCGCGGCTGCGGTCGATCTGTGCCCCATGCCAGCCTGAAGAACAATTGCACCCAGGATCTGCTCAACGATATGGAAACCATTCGTGAAACCCTGGGGATTGAACAGTGGGTATTGTTTGGCGGATCCTGGGGCTCGACGCTGGCGTTGCTATATTCTCAGGCACACCCTGAACGAGTGCTGGGAATGATACTGCGGGGTGTGTTTCTGTGTCGGCAGAAGGATATGGACTGGTTTTATAAAGAAGGCGCTAATCGGATTTTTCCGGATCAGTGGCAGGAGCTGTTGCGACCATTGCGGGGCCAACAGGTGGCTGACATCCTGCCGGCCTACCACGCTATATTGAATAACGACAACGAGCTGCAGCGAATGGCTGCTGCCAAAGCCTGGTCAGCCTGGGAAGGCAACTGCGCCACCCTGCGCCCCAATCAAAGCGTGATGGGGCATTTCACCGATGGCCACACAGCACTGAGCCTGGCGAAAATGGAGGTACACTATTTCCTCAACAAGGGCTTTATTGAAGAAAACCAGATTCTGAACAATATGGATAAGATCAAAGATATTCCGGGGTTTATTGTGCATGGTCGCTACGACATGATCTGCCCAATGGATCAGGCAATTGAGCTGCATCAGAACTGGTTGAATTCCGAACTCAGCATCATTCGCGATGCCGGGCACTCCAGTATGGAGCCCGGTACCGTCAACGCGCTCATCAAAGCCACCGATGAAATGGCTCGCAAGCAGGACAGTCGCGCCTGA
- the tatA gene encoding Sec-independent protein translocase subunit TatA, with protein MGFGGIGIWQLLIVLAIILLIFGTKRLRNLGGDVGGAIKGFKKAMSEEDKKDEQAQLKEQKEGEVIDATAEKKKDQA; from the coding sequence ATGGGTTTTGGTGGTATAGGTATTTGGCAACTGTTAATCGTACTGGCGATCATTCTGTTGATCTTTGGCACCAAGCGTCTGCGTAACCTGGGCGGCGATGTAGGTGGTGCGATCAAGGGCTTCAAGAAAGCCATGAGCGAAGAAGACAAAAAAGATGAGCAGGCACAGCTGAAAGAGCAAAAAGAAGGCGAAGTGATCGACGCCACCGCTGAAAAGAAAAAAGACCAAGCCTGA